The genome window GAgacagaaacataaaataattttgttttaatgacaGTTTTGAAGTGAATTTCCAACAATAATCTAAACTAGCCATTGTAGCATTTGCAAAGTCTAATGCAGAGTATATTCATGGACCAACCTCTAATCTTCCCATAATGACTGCCCAGTTCACTATTTACACTCTCATCTACTTTATTCATATGAACAATTTGTACACCAGATATAAAAACATCTCAAAAATTGAgtctgaaaaacaaaacaacaaaaaatcaagcaaattgCTGTTCAGTTCTTCTATGTTCTAAGCCATCCGACTTGCCGAAAAACACCTCCATttcaactttttgtttttgtacacATGGAATAGATTGAATTTcaattcaacaaaaagaaattgtttacTTCATTGTTTCTATACAGCATTTGATACAACAACAAGCTTTCATTTTACTTGGTATCATCACCAAACTTAAGTTCATTAATCTGTCAACTGCTATGCGACTTTGATGCACTGTTTCAAAGCTGCCAAGGTGTTTGAGTTCTATGCAGAATTGGTTTACTGGATTATCTATGATTTTAGTGTTCTGGATCACATTATTCTTTCATAAAAGCATCAGTGCATACGTCATGGACAGGTTAAAAGAACTACATTTACCTTGGATGAACGTCTAGCTATCATAAAAGCTATTGTTTCCTTTTGTCTTCAGCAGCACTGCTTTTATCCCTGGAGGTCTGTGGTAAATTTGTTTGTTCTTGATCAGCAGGAAAGAAAAAGGGGTCAAATGCAGCTTTTCCTtctccctttttcttcaaattatcaTTAAGACTGCCGTAATCCAAATTCTGCAAAACACTTGGAAGATGTATGGCCCCATCTTTGCCAAATTTACCTCCCTTTTCTATGTCAAATTTCCCTTTCCCAATGAAGTTTCCATTTATGTCTGAACTACCAATTAAAGAATCATCATCTTCTGACACCCATTCTCGGAAATTGATTGCTGAAGCTGGGATCTTCGAGAAGAATACTTGTTTACAGTTCTTTAGTATCCCTCTGGTGAAGGGGTTTTCCTTCTTATCATAGCGGTACCGGAAATTTTCATAAGTGGTCTGTGATGAATGAGAGGCAACAGAATCAGATACAAGAGTGGCGAACAATGCACGGATTGTAGCTAGAGAGGTAACTTGCAGCATATGATGAAGGGCCAAAACAGAAGTTGAATGCTAAGAAAGTATATTCGCTGcgaataaaattgattgaattgcCTTGTTCACTttatgagataaaaaagaaagcgGCAGCACAAACATTAGATTCTGTTAATCATTTGTAAATGCCATACCTGGTTGGTGCTAATCAGGTAGACGTGGAAAAGCGTAAGCCCACCAACAAACCAGACAGCTACAAAGCAGTACGCAATGAGAACAACAGATAGAACGTCATGAGACATAATGCTCCACAAAGTTCCCTGTTGCCGGAGAACATTGAACCAAGAAAACACGAACACATATATGCACAAAGTGGTTGATGTGGATATAAAGCCTATGAAGTATGGGTAGTTGCGCTGCAAACGGCATCAACATGGAAGAAGCTGGTTAGTGTCTGtcaaaaaaaactatgcagGCTCTCTAAAGCAGGAACAGCAAATTTCAGAATTTCAAAACATGAGCAGGAATGATTCAATAGAGTGCATGATCAATCATGAGCGAAGTCCAAAATGCAACTTTCTCTGGCTTGGAGTTccataataacatatctaaggATTATTAATAACTTTTACACTCCATGAAGTCTGTCTGTAACACTTTCAAATGCGCAAAACCAATCATATAAATGTACATAACCTCAATCAACTACTATAACCTAAAGAAGAGATGGTTTGATTGTATATAGTCCAAGTTAACAAATGTGTTCATACATTATCAGAAACGTCCACATGTTTCAGATAGCACAGAACATTCAAATATTCAAGAGATCTTCAAATCCTAAAGAATACCAGGAAGTAACTTACCAGTCCAATGCACTGACCCACCCATGGACAATGATGATCAAACTTCTGAATACAATTGTTGCAGATGGAGCAATGTGAAGCTCGTGGCGGACGATATAACAGACAAGTGTCACAGAACTTCAATTTAATACTGTGGCCATTAACAACTATATCCTTTGTACGATGCAATTTCAAGTCAGCAATTTTGTTATTAACCCACTCCATAGATTGGGTAACAACGCCAACCGATTCATCTGATTCAGGTGGCTGAGAGTTTCTGGGGATTATTCCTGGATCTCTACCTGACGTCAAGAAGAGAAATAAGAAGTCCTGCGTGATATTTTATCAGGTCAgactaaaaaattattggctGCACGAGGTCTATCATTACCAAGAAACTTCAATTTACCAACCATAATAGTGAGGACCATTCCCCCGACTAGTACTGGATAGTCATACTGTGGATCATCATTTCTGATTATCAGCAGCAGCATCTTTATGCAGAATGCTATTGCAGGACCTCCAATTAAAAATGTTGTCAAGAATAGAGATGATGCATCAGGACCAAAGACTGCTCTCCCACCACAAAGAAATTTCTGATATCAGAACAAGAAGCTTGTTAGTCCTGGTCCagaaattagaaaacataacaATCTGTAACTGCAGTTTCCCATCAAATTCGTCAAATCCATCTCTAACTACTGCAAAATACTCATCGATTGTCGTGTCAATAACGAGCCAGCAACACTCATTTCGAAACACATTTACCGATTATAATTCTGGGACTCTTTCCTCTGATTAACTAAAGTATTACTAATAATTGCAGctgatattttataaagaaacattTGATTAAGGCACATCCCTTGattttataaagaaacattGGTTTAAGGCACATTGATTAGATCCccttaaaatatcattagtaaTAAACCAGTAATCAAAGAAATCGATAGATTCATAGTAGAGAGAATGACGATATGCAGAAGGTGAGAAAAAAGGATTACATTGTTTCCCTTCCAAATTTGATAGAGCCTCCTTGATTTTGGTGTGGAAGGAGGGTCCATCGCTGTTCCCTTATTACAGGAAGATCTCCAACTCTTATACCTGTTCCTTTTCTATTGACAAATATTAAGCAACAAAAGCTCCTTCAAAATCAAACCCACATgaaatcaatccaaaaaaaaaactttatgaaaaaaaatgttttcttttggattgaaatcaaaagaaaagtgggtttttttttgtcactttcttctctcttcaagaaaaaaaaaatgacaaaaacctCCCAGATCACACACACCAATCCTATTACCaatctctgtctctctctcttgcaACCTTTGCTGTCAACTTTTCCCACCAAACAACGATTTCCAACGGTTTTTTCGCGGGCTAAAGTGGTTAAAATAAGGTCCAATTTCAGAATAAAGCccctggtttttgtttttttaagattctCTGTTCAAACTATGAGACTTTGGACACCCGTAAGTTCACTAAAGTATCAAGACCAGACGATCTCTTATCTCTCTGTGTTAAGCATTATTTATCTGACACTGAGGTGCCATTCTTGGACAGAGGTAGAGAACACATCCACTTACCAGCCAAATAGtttcaaagtttaataacatcaTGCTTGTGATACTTGTCTCTTGTAAAAAGAGATGTTGGCCATGTTTTTGGTAGCAGCCAAGTATTTTGGGGCTACTAAAATCAGTGATGAAAGGTTAATTTGCCACATCTAATGCCCTCTGAAATGAAATAGTTCCAACCATAAAGTAGCCTCAGATTTCCTTCTAAATACCACTGTTAAATAGAATGAGTTGCTTcactaattttttcttttcatgtgcTTGAATCTTATTGATAAAGCAGTTTttgtaacaaataaaaaactccaGCTACTTTGAACTGCAAATGCAGATCTCTTCCCTTCAACTTATTTAGTTGCACGTGATCTTGGAGGACCTctccagtttttttaaaaaaccaaaaacttagcacaacaaagaaaaaaaaaagtttcaatagCATAGCTGAAAATTTACATGCGAAAATAACACGAGGCACACTAGTCTCACATGCGCATGTACCACTTGTGAGTTGCAATTTTATAAGTTTCCAGTTGAGCTATTTTACCTAAATTTTTTAACCATTGTGttaatttaagaagaaaaaaactccaTTTTTGGAGGACctctccagttttttttttttaaaaaaaaaaacttagcacAGTGAGAAAAGAATTTATCAAAATAGAATTGCTGAAAACTTCtccataaaaataacacaacacaTTAGTCTCACATGTATGACCAATTGTGAGTTGAAAGGCTAGAAAAATGCCTCTGCCATGCAATTTTAAAGTCACACATGTGAGATCTGTGACTCTGCTATTTTCACAAATAAGTTTTTCCAGCTGAGTTATTTTGGCTAAATTTTTTAACCATTGTgttaatttcaacaaaaaaaaaaaa of Populus trichocarpa isolate Nisqually-1 chromosome 16, P.trichocarpa_v4.1, whole genome shotgun sequence contains these proteins:
- the LOC7453747 gene encoding probable protein S-acyltransferase 1 isoform X2 is translated as MDPPSTPKSRRLYQIWKGNNKFLCGGRAVFGPDASSLFLTTFLIGGPAIAFCIKMLLLIIRNDDPQYDYPVLVGGMVLTIMVGKLKFLGRDPGIIPRNSQPPESDESVGVVTQSMEWVNNKIADLKLHRTKDIVVNGHSIKLKFCDTCLLYRPPRASHCSICNNCIQKFDHHCPWVGQCIGLRNYPYFIGFISTSTTLCIYVFVFSWFNVLRQQGTLWSIMSHDVLSVVLIAYCFVAVWFVGGLTLFHVYLISTNQTTYENFRYRYDKKENPFTRGILKNCKQVFFSKIPASAINFREWVSEDDDSLIGSSDINGNFIGKGKFDIEKGGKFGKDGAIHLPSVLQNLDYGSLNDNLKKKGEGKAAFDPFFFPADQEQTNLPQTSRDKSSAAEDKRKQ
- the LOC7453747 gene encoding probable protein S-acyltransferase 1 isoform X1 codes for the protein MDPPSTPKSRRLYQIWKGNNKFLCGGRAVFGPDASSLFLTTFLIGGPAIAFCIKMLLLIIRNDDPQYDYPVLVGGMVLTIMDFLFLFLTSGRDPGIIPRNSQPPESDESVGVVTQSMEWVNNKIADLKLHRTKDIVVNGHSIKLKFCDTCLLYRPPRASHCSICNNCIQKFDHHCPWVGQCIGLRNYPYFIGFISTSTTLCIYVFVFSWFNVLRQQGTLWSIMSHDVLSVVLIAYCFVAVWFVGGLTLFHVYLISTNQTTYENFRYRYDKKENPFTRGILKNCKQVFFSKIPASAINFREWVSEDDDSLIGSSDINGNFIGKGKFDIEKGGKFGKDGAIHLPSVLQNLDYGSLNDNLKKKGEGKAAFDPFFFPADQEQTNLPQTSRDKSSAAEDKRKQ